In the Desulfovibrio subterraneus genome, GGTTTCCGCAGGCAGAATGCCCTTGTCGCGGAAAAATGTACGCTCGTCCGGACTCTGGAAAAATACGATGCGGCAGGTGGAAAGGGCGAGCTTGCACAGCATGCGGTTCATGCGTGCGCGCAGCCTGCGCAGGAAAGGCCCTTTTTTCTGCATGGAGGCAAACGAGCCGGGCTGGGCGTATATGCGGTTCACACCGGCGAGCCATGCGGCCAGCGAACCGGCCACGGTCTGCCGGAACCCCTGACAGAGCACAAGGTCTGGCTTGAGAACGCGCAGAGTGCGCCAGAGACTGAAAAGTTCTGCGGCGTCTCTCAGCAGGGCTGGTCCCTTTGCGGGGGAGCCATATTTAATAACGCGGATGTTCAGGGAATGCAGGGCGAAACGGGTGTCGTCGTCCAGTTCGGGAGCGACCACGGTCGCATCGTGGCCTGCTTCCTTCAGGGCGCGGAGGAGAGGACCCATTTCCGTCAGTATGGAGAGGGCGCATTGGCCCGTAAGTACCACTTGCATGTCTGTGTTCCGTAAGAACCTTCGCAGAGGCGGTTTGGTTGTGCTGACCCCGCAACGGGTACGTCCGGCCGGGCATATGGCCTGCCGACTTCAGAACCCTGATCGGGGCGGAAAAAAACCGCGCTGCAGCGCGGTCACACGTGTTTCGCTGCTTACTCCTTTGCCTTGAAAAAGGCAATGAGCACCATGCAAGGCTGCACTTTGGAACTCACTCTTTAACATAGATAACGGGGGCTAGGCCACATCTCTTCGTTTTACAAAAAAGGCAAGCTTTGCTAGGGTCCGTGACCCGGTTTCCGGCAGGCCTGCGGGCAGGGTGTGGAAGCCTTAATCCCCGTTTTACGGGGGGGCGCGGCGACAAACCGCAAGAGGCTGTCGTTGCCCGAAGGACCTGAAGGTTCCGGTTATCATGAACGGAGGACGCTCTCATGCAGAAGACTGTGTTGTTTATCGAAGGCGATGGTATCGGCGCGGAAGTGACCCGGGCTGCGCAGCCGATCATCAATAAGGCCGTTGAAAAGGCCTACGGGAAGGAGCGTGCCCTCGAATGGAAGGAACTCCTCGCCGGTGAAAAGGCGTTCAAGGAAACCGGCGAATATCTGCCCCAGAGCACGCTTGATGCTCTGCGCGGTGCGGAACTTGCCATGAAGGGTCCCCTGACCACGCCTGTAGGCAAGGGCTTCCGCAGTCTGAACGTGACCATGCGTCAGACGCTGGACCTGTATGCCTGCATCCGTCCCATCCGCTATTTCGACGGTATCATGTCGCCGGTCAAGCGCCCCGATCTTGTGGACATGATCGTGTTCCGCGAGAATACCGAAGACGTATACGCCGGTATCGAATATGCCTCAGGTACTCCTGAGGCCAGGAAGATCATCGAGTTTTTCCGCGACCAGCTGGGTGTGAATGTTGACCTTTCTGCCGGTGTGGGCCTCAAGCCCATGACCCCCGCAGGCTCCAAGCGCCTTGTGCGCAAGGCGCTGCAGCATGCTGTTGCGCAGGGCAAGTCCAGCGTGACGCTGGTGCACAAGGGCAACATCATGAAGTACACCGAAGGCGGCTTCCGCGAATGGGGTTACGAAGTGGCCCGTGACGAGTTTGCCGACCAGTTCGTGACCGAAAAGGACTCTGCGGGCGTAACCGGCAAGATCGTGGTCAAAGACCGTATTGCGGACGCCATGTTCCAGGAAGTGCTCATCCGTCCCGAGCAGTACAGCGTGATCGCCACCACCAACCTGAACGGCGACTACATCTCTGATGCGCTTGCCGCACAGGTGGGCGGTCTTGGTCTTGCTCCCGGCGTGAACATGTCCGATACGCTGGCTTTCTACGAAGCCACCCACGGCACGGCTCCCACCATTGCCGGTCAGGACAAGGCCAACCCCGGCAGCCTTATTCTCTGCGGTGCCATGCTGCTTGACCACATCGGCTGGCACGAGGCTGCTGCCCTGATCCACAACGCCATGAACAAGGTTATTTCGGACAAGACCGTGACCGTTGACCTTGCCACCCAGATGGAAGGCGCACGCACCGTGGGCACCACCGAATTCGGCGACCTGCTGGGCGCAGCACTGTAACCGTATCTGTTTGTAATGAAAAAAGCCCCCCTGTCGTACGACAGGGGGGCTTTCTTATGTTGTACCTGCGGGCGCGGTGCGTTTGCTGCTCTTTCAGCTGGCAGCGGCTTCGGCGCGGATGTCATGCATGGTAATGACGGTGTGTTGTCCTTCGGGCATGGCCTTGCGGAGCAGTTCTGTAATCTCATTGATGAAGTGGGAATTCTCTGTGCAGATGAACACCGCATCGGGTTGCAGCCGGACAAGATCGTCCAGGCCACGCACGGTATGATCAAGGAAGGGCTTGCCCACCTTCAGCGGATTGCTTTCGACAAATCCAAGAAACCGTTCGTGGCTCAGATTCAGGTGCTCCATCATGTAAAGGGCGTACGAACCGGCACCATAGAACATGACGGATTTGCCCTGCGCGAAGAATGCGTCAATTTTTTGTTGCACCCCGTTGCGTATCAGGGCATCCCGCGCATCCTTGCGCATCATGTAGTCGCTGATGAGGTCTTTTACTGCGGGGTACTGATTGGAAAGTTCTCGTTTTACTGCCGTAGCATTCGGGCGATAGATGCTCAGGGCCTTGCGTTCGTCCGGCGGTTCCACGGTTTCAAATCCGCCCGCCTCGCACAGGTTTCTGAGCGTTGCGGGGGTGAAGAAGTTCACGTGTTCGGGGATGAACACCTCGTCCGAGGTGGGAGAGACGTAGGGAACCAGAACGACCAGATGCCCCTGCGGTGCAAGGATGTTGCGAACTCCCGCGAGAAAGACGGATGGATCGGGAACATGCTCCATCACGTTATCCATGATGATGAGGTCGAAGGTGCGGGTGAAGCGGATATCCTGAAACGGCTGGCGCAGTATGGTTATTCCCTGCGCCTCAAGCCTGCGGATGTCGATCTCTTCCCGTATCTCCACGCCTGTGCAGTCCGCCCCGTGTTCGCGGAAGACCTCCAGCAGGTTTCCTTCTCCGCAGCCTATGTCCAGCACGGCGCACTGTTCCGGCAGCGTAATGGCCTGCGTCACTTTTTCAAAGACCTTGCGGGCATGTTCGATGACGCTGCGGTTGTCTCCCCAGTTGGGGTAGTAGACGTTCTGGTGAATCCGGATGAACTCTTCATCCGTGGGCGTGGGGTGCAGAAAGGAGAAGCCGCAGTTGCTGCATATGCCCACTGGCATGGTGAAGGTCATGATGCCCCGTTTGGTCACGGAGCGGCGCTGTATGGTGCCGAGATCTTCTATGTCCGGGCTGCCGCAGATGGAGCAGGCTGGGTGCATTGCGGGGTCTCCTTGTATATGGGCTGTTGCAGGTTCGGAACATGCAGCCGGTTGTTTCTGGCAGGCGGTTGCGTCTGAACGTGATGCGTCATTGCAATCCACGTGCCTGGCAATCCACGTGCCTGGGATTGCAGAACACTCGCAGAACCTGCACAGCCATGGGCGGTTCCGCATGGGGGTGGTATATCCTCTTGGAGTAATATTTGCTAATAGGTCTGGAGGGCTGACGATATTCCGTCTGCCCCCTCACCAGCCTGCCGGTTGCCTTTTCTTCCGGCGGCGGGCAATAGTTTTGAAAATAGTCGTGCCGAGGGGAGTGTATGTCCAGAAAAGTTGCGTTGATTACGGGAATAACAGGGCAGGACGGTTCGTATCTCGCCCGCCTGCTGCTTGAAAAGGGCTATGAGGTGCATGGCATAAAGCGTCGTTCCTCACTGTTTAATACCGGCCGCGTTGACGATCTGTATGAAGGGCCTCAGGCACCGGACAGAAGTTTCTTTCTGCACTACGGCGATATGACCGATTCCTCGAACCTGCTGCGCGTCATGCAGGAAGTGCAGCCGGACGAGGTATACAACCTTGCAGCACAGAGCCACGTGGCTGTTTCCTTTGAAAGCCCCGAATATACGGCCGACGTGACCGCCATGGGTACTCTGCGCCTGCTTGAAGCCATCCGCATTCTGCGGCTCGAATCGAAAACGCGCTTTTATCAGGCATCCACCTCCGAGCTGTTCGGCAAGGTGCAGGAAATTCCCCAGAAGGAAACCACGCCTTTCTATCCCCGCTCGCCCTACGCCGTGGCCAAGCTTTATGCCTACTGGATATGCGTGAACTACCGCGAGGCATACGGCATGTTTGCCTGCAACGGCATACTCTTCAACCACGAATCCCCCGTCCGCGGGGAAACCTTTGTCACCCGCAAGATCACCCGTGCGCTCGCCCGCATCAAGCTGGGCCTGCAGGACAGGCTCTATCTCGGTAACATGAACGCCCTGCGCGACTGGGGCCACACGCAGGATTATGTGCGCATGCAGTGGCTCATGCTGCAGCAGGACGAACCCAAGGATTATGTCATTGCCACCGGCGTGCAGCATTCCGTGCGGGAATTTGTTGAAGCGGCGGCCTCCAAGCTGGATATGCGGCTGGACTGGCGCGGCAGCGGGGTGGACGAAAAGGGCTATGACGCTGATTCTGGAGCCTGCATCGTTGCCGTTGACCCGCGCTATTACAGGCCCACGGAAGTGGAAACGCTGCTCGGCGACGCCACCCGCGCCAAGGAAGAACTGGGCTGGGAGCCGGAAATTTCCTTCGACGAAATGGTGGAAGAAATGGCCTCGGAGGATTTACGCGAGGCGCAGCGCGAGAAGCTTTGTCTCGGCAACGGGTTTGAAGTGCCTTTGTGCCACGAATAATAGCGGAGTTACGAAGTGCAATTTTCTGATTCCATTTTTGTAGCGGGTCACAGGGGGCTGGTGGGAGCCGCGCTTGTTCGCGGGCTTCGCGCTGCCGGTTTCACCAACCTGCTGCTGAGAACCAGCGCGGAACTGGACCTGCGCGAACAGGCTGCTGTGCGTCAGTTCTTTGCCACGGAACGTCCGAAATACGTCTTTCTCGCTGCTGCAAAAGTAGGTGGCATATGGGCCAACCAGACCTCCCCGGCAGACTTTATCCGTGACAATCTGCAGATACAGACCAACGTGATTGATGCCGCGTATCGTAGCGGTGTGCAAAAGCTGTTGTTTCTCGGATCGTCCTGCATCTATCCCAAGTTTGCCGCGCAGCCCATACGGGAAGAGAGCCTGCTTTCCGGATCGCTTGAGCCGACCAACGAATTCTATGCCATAGCCAAGATTGCAGGATTGAAAATGTGTGCGGCCTATCGCCGCCAGTACGCGTTTGACGCCATAAGCGCCATGCCGACCAACCTGTACGGGCCGGGGGACAATTTCAATCCAGAAACCTCGCACGTCATTCCCGCCCTGCTGCGTAAGTTCCATGCCGCGAAAATGCATGGGGAAAAAGAGGTTGTCGTGTGGGGGACCGGAGCTCCGAGGCGCGAGTTCCTGCATGTGGATGACCTTGCTTCCGCCTGCCTGCACCTGATGCAGAACTATTCGGCTGAGGGCTGTGTGAACGTGGGGTGTGGCGAAGATCTTTCCATTCTGGAGCTTGCAGGGCTTGTGGCAGACGTTACGGAATTCGGGGGCAGGATTGTTTTTGATGATTCCAGACCGGACGGTACCCCCAGAAAATTGCTTGATACGTCACTGCTGGATTCGCTGGGCTGGGCACCTTCCATCCCGCTGCGGCAGGGACTGGAAGAGACGTACCGTTGGTATGCGGAGCATGCCGGAA is a window encoding:
- the icd gene encoding NADP-dependent isocitrate dehydrogenase; protein product: MQKTVLFIEGDGIGAEVTRAAQPIINKAVEKAYGKERALEWKELLAGEKAFKETGEYLPQSTLDALRGAELAMKGPLTTPVGKGFRSLNVTMRQTLDLYACIRPIRYFDGIMSPVKRPDLVDMIVFRENTEDVYAGIEYASGTPEARKIIEFFRDQLGVNVDLSAGVGLKPMTPAGSKRLVRKALQHAVAQGKSSVTLVHKGNIMKYTEGGFREWGYEVARDEFADQFVTEKDSAGVTGKIVVKDRIADAMFQEVLIRPEQYSVIATTNLNGDYISDALAAQVGGLGLAPGVNMSDTLAFYEATHGTAPTIAGQDKANPGSLILCGAMLLDHIGWHEAAALIHNAMNKVISDKTVTVDLATQMEGARTVGTTEFGDLLGAAL
- a CDS encoding class I SAM-dependent methyltransferase encodes the protein MHPACSICGSPDIEDLGTIQRRSVTKRGIMTFTMPVGICSNCGFSFLHPTPTDEEFIRIHQNVYYPNWGDNRSVIEHARKVFEKVTQAITLPEQCAVLDIGCGEGNLLEVFREHGADCTGVEIREEIDIRRLEAQGITILRQPFQDIRFTRTFDLIIMDNVMEHVPDPSVFLAGVRNILAPQGHLVVLVPYVSPTSDEVFIPEHVNFFTPATLRNLCEAGGFETVEPPDERKALSIYRPNATAVKRELSNQYPAVKDLISDYMMRKDARDALIRNGVQQKIDAFFAQGKSVMFYGAGSYALYMMEHLNLSHERFLGFVESNPLKVGKPFLDHTVRGLDDLVRLQPDAVFICTENSHFINEITELLRKAMPEGQHTVITMHDIRAEAAAS
- the gmd gene encoding GDP-mannose 4,6-dehydratase; protein product: MSRKVALITGITGQDGSYLARLLLEKGYEVHGIKRRSSLFNTGRVDDLYEGPQAPDRSFFLHYGDMTDSSNLLRVMQEVQPDEVYNLAAQSHVAVSFESPEYTADVTAMGTLRLLEAIRILRLESKTRFYQASTSELFGKVQEIPQKETTPFYPRSPYAVAKLYAYWICVNYREAYGMFACNGILFNHESPVRGETFVTRKITRALARIKLGLQDRLYLGNMNALRDWGHTQDYVRMQWLMLQQDEPKDYVIATGVQHSVREFVEAAASKLDMRLDWRGSGVDEKGYDADSGACIVAVDPRYYRPTEVETLLGDATRAKEELGWEPEISFDEMVEEMASEDLREAQREKLCLGNGFEVPLCHE
- a CDS encoding GDP-L-fucose synthase family protein, which codes for MQFSDSIFVAGHRGLVGAALVRGLRAAGFTNLLLRTSAELDLREQAAVRQFFATERPKYVFLAAAKVGGIWANQTSPADFIRDNLQIQTNVIDAAYRSGVQKLLFLGSSCIYPKFAAQPIREESLLSGSLEPTNEFYAIAKIAGLKMCAAYRRQYAFDAISAMPTNLYGPGDNFNPETSHVIPALLRKFHAAKMHGEKEVVVWGTGAPRREFLHVDDLASACLHLMQNYSAEGCVNVGCGEDLSILELAGLVADVTEFGGRIVFDDSRPDGTPRKLLDTSLLDSLGWAPSIPLRQGLEETYRWYAEHAGSS